GCAGTTCCCGGGCCACCGCGTCACGGCGGTGCAGGAACTCGGTGATCTCGTTCTCGGTGACCGCCATCGCCTGGTCACGGGCGGTCCGCGCCTGTGTCCGCCGCTCCTCGAGAGCCACCACGGCGGCCTGGGCGCGGTCGCCCTCCATGCCCTGCGCCTCCTGGCGCTCCATGATCTCCAGCAGATCCGACTCCAGCACGTCGCGCCGCTTGGTCAGCCCGGTCATCTCGTGCTGCAGCTCGGCGAGCACCTTGGGCGGCAGACCGCCCGAGTCCAGCTTGGCCTGATCGCGCCGGGCGTGCTCGGTCATCCCGGTCAGTTCCTTGTCGACCACGTCGTACTCGGCCTGCAGATCGGCGGCGACGGACTCGGCGCGCGTCACCTCCTCGTAGGCCGCGGCGAGTTCGACGTCGATCTCGACCAGCGCCTCGTTCTCCGGGAGATGACTCAGCCGGTGATGCGCGCGGGCGAGTTCGGCGTCGAGGTCGGCGAGATCGAGGAGTCGGCGCTGATGCGCGGGCGCGGCTTTCATGCGTTCCACCTTCTCATCTTCCGGCCCGGGTCACGCCGGTACCACGGTGAACGGGTCGGTCGGCGGCAGGTAAACCGTTGCCGGGCAACCGATCCGGGCCAGTTGTTCGACGGCGCTGACGCACCAGGGGAACTCGGTGGCCCAGTGCCCGGCGTCGATCAGCGCGGGGCTGCCGGCGCGCAGCGCCTCGTCGACCACGTGATGCCGCAGATCCCCGGTGAGGTAGACGTCGGCCCCGGCCGCGGTCGCCGCACCGATCAGCGAGTCGCCCGCGCCGCCGCAGACCGCCACGGTCGTGATCAGCGCGCCCGGGTCGCCGGCCGCGCGGATCCCCCAGGCAGCCCGCGGCAGCACCCTCGCCGCATGCGAAACGAACTCGCGCAGCGGCATCGGCTCGGCGAGGGTGCCGACCCGGCCGAGCCCGATGTCGCTGCCGATCGGGGCCTGCGCGAACACGTCGAACGCCGGCTCCTCGTAGGGATGCGCGGCGCGCAGGGCCGCCAGCACCGTCGCCCGCAGTCCCTTCGGCGCGACCATCTCGAGGCGTTCCTCGTCGACGCGGGTCAGGTCGCCCACCGCGCCGATCGCCGGGCTGGCCCCGTCGGCCGGCCGGAACTGGCCGGTGCCGACCACGCTCCAGAGGCAGTCGGTGTAGTCGCCGAGCGCCCCGGCGCCGGCGTTGAACATCGCCTCGGCCACCTGCTCGGCGCTGCCCTCAGGGACCATCACCACCCATTTGTCCAGGGGCGCGACCGGTTCGGGTTCCAGCGGCACGGTGTCGCGCACACCGAGGACGTCGGCCAGCGCATCGGAGACGCCGCCGCGGACCTTGTCGGCGTTGGTGTGCGCCGAATAGAGCGCGCATCCGCCCCGGATCAGCTGGTGGATCAGGCGGCCCTTCGCCGTGT
The nucleotide sequence above comes from Gordonia sp. PP30. Encoded proteins:
- a CDS encoding C4-type zinc ribbon domain-containing protein, producing MKAAPAHQRRLLDLADLDAELARAHHRLSHLPENEALVEIDVELAAAYEEVTRAESVAADLQAEYDVVDKELTGMTEHARRDQAKLDSGGLPPKVLAELQHEMTGLTKRRDVLESDLLEIMERQEAQGMEGDRAQAAVVALEERRTQARTARDQAMAVTENEITEFLHRRDAVARELPDDLLAAYDRLRDQGKVGAGLLRQRRCGACRMELDPRALAAIAAAAEDEVVRCEECNAIVVRTEQSGLPSPQAPR
- a CDS encoding Nif3-like dinuclear metal center hexameric protein — translated: MMPTLRQVVAGLDAAYPPRLAEPWDAVGLVCGDPDDPVRSALVCVDVTDGVVGEALESGADLIVAHHPLLMRGVDSVAADTAKGRLIHQLIRGGCALYSAHTNADKVRGGVSDALADVLGVRDTVPLEPEPVAPLDKWVVMVPEGSAEQVAEAMFNAGAGALGDYTDCLWSVVGTGQFRPADGASPAIGAVGDLTRVDEERLEMVAPKGLRATVLAALRAAHPYEEPAFDVFAQAPIGSDIGLGRVGTLAEPMPLREFVSHAARVLPRAAWGIRAAGDPGALITTVAVCGGAGDSLIGAATAAGADVYLTGDLRHHVVDEALRAGSPALIDAGHWATEFPWCVSAVEQLARIGCPATVYLPPTDPFTVVPA